A region from the uncultured Draconibacterium sp. genome encodes:
- a CDS encoding glycoside hydrolase family 88 protein has product MNKLFSLLLLFATFLIFANYSSAQEIKPAEVKTVMKKVADWQIEHFNECYSGRQKPHHPLDWTNGALYVGMVKWAKMANDEKYWEWLKNIGEENEWLLYKRQYHADDHTVGQMYIELYRKYSDKKMIEPTQKQFDFIMYHPSQSVLNWKTPFHQDRWNWCDALFMSPPVWAKLYKVTSEKKYLDFMFEEYKATTDFLFDKKEHLYYRDERYITERDNGTKVFWSRGNGWVFAGLVNILNELNPESKEYKYFLKIYKKMAKKLLEIQTPEGHWAMSLLGQKFYPTPETSGSSFFVFGLAWGINQGILDKATYEPAAKKGWNAMVSHVTDDGMLGYVQPIGAAPGKAWPDKTEVYGTGAFLSAGSEIYKLTGGE; this is encoded by the coding sequence ATGAACAAGTTATTTTCCCTTCTACTTCTATTTGCAACCTTCTTAATCTTTGCAAATTATTCATCGGCACAGGAAATTAAGCCCGCCGAAGTAAAAACAGTTATGAAAAAAGTTGCCGACTGGCAAATTGAACATTTTAACGAATGTTACAGCGGCAGACAAAAACCTCACCATCCACTGGATTGGACCAACGGAGCACTTTACGTAGGAATGGTAAAGTGGGCAAAAATGGCCAACGATGAAAAATATTGGGAATGGTTGAAAAATATCGGTGAAGAAAATGAATGGTTGCTATACAAACGCCAATACCATGCTGACGACCATACCGTAGGACAAATGTACATTGAATTATACCGCAAGTACAGCGATAAAAAAATGATCGAACCAACCCAAAAACAGTTTGATTTTATTATGTACCACCCTTCTCAATCGGTTTTAAACTGGAAAACACCATTTCACCAGGACCGTTGGAACTGGTGCGACGCACTTTTTATGTCGCCACCGGTTTGGGCAAAGCTGTATAAAGTTACCAGCGAAAAAAAATACCTCGACTTTATGTTTGAAGAGTACAAGGCAACAACCGACTTTCTGTTTGATAAAAAAGAACATTTGTATTACCGCGACGAACGTTACATAACAGAGCGCGACAATGGAACAAAAGTATTCTGGTCACGCGGTAACGGCTGGGTATTTGCCGGACTTGTAAACATTTTGAATGAGCTAAACCCGGAGAGTAAAGAGTACAAATATTTCTTAAAAATTTACAAGAAAATGGCCAAAAAACTTTTGGAGATTCAAACACCTGAAGGGCATTGGGCCATGAGCTTACTGGGACAGAAATTCTATCCTACTCCTGAAACCAGTGGCTCATCGTTTTTTGTATTTGGGCTTGCCTGGGGCATAAACCAGGGTATTTTAGATAAAGCCACTTATGAGCCGGCCGCAAAAAAAGGATGGAATGCCATGGTTAGCCATGTTACCGACGATGGCATGTTGGGTTACGTACAACCCATTGGTGCTGCACCCGGAAAAGCATGGCCCGACAAAACAGAAGTATACGGAACTGGGGCATTTTTAAGCGCAGGTTCAGAGATTTATAAACTAACCGGAGGAGAATAA
- a CDS encoding ATP-binding protein, giving the protein MKTFKIHTALLFIWITLGYFPPVFGFESPEIDSLKASLTNETNAQNMVDTYITLSDQYSYFNSDSSLVFAQKALNLSQKINYKYGEGTALFLISYNYDQSGDWLPAIANLEQAINIFTETKDTLSLISCFHNLGVLYSYGKDQVKALQYLINAKVLCEENNETHVLSEAYSNIGWYYEYLKEYRSALLFYEKALDVDMVTGNIDNQCLSHTSIAYSLLKLNRPDEALNHLNHALELLPQVADKQREIEVILGFIIYYLEINDLASAQTYINKIKQLANEEQFTKLAVEIYYVEGKYQLKRNNFHAAIRLFDKAIEQSRELEKYDYISDYYTEKGAAYAGLQQYNKAYEMISKAKEAFEMLSPDEIAEALSNFERDEIVRAERKKLVLEQELESAKTQSDQFRFRVKAAFAIIVLLIILLVLSFYLILRKKHTDELKANYNTINRQKLMLENNLVKLAEDEKNLKKLNATKDKFFSIIAHDLKNPFNVLIGISDMLRNEKEAKNTEDFDVLIDGMYQAATSGYQLLENLLEWSRTQTGAIKFEPQPFFIHKVFEANKDLFLEVAKSKELTIDLSTIKVMVYADLDMVNFVVRNLLNNAIKFSRKKGKIALLASKKENMLIVTVKDNGIGMPEQLIQNLFKIEKQVQRDGTAHEKGTGLGLIMCHEFVKINGGNIWVESEVDQGSSFYFSLPLSL; this is encoded by the coding sequence ATGAAAACTTTTAAAATACATACCGCACTACTTTTTATTTGGATAACACTTGGTTATTTTCCGCCCGTTTTTGGTTTTGAATCGCCGGAAATAGATTCGTTAAAAGCCAGCCTTACAAACGAAACCAATGCCCAAAACATGGTTGATACCTACATCACCCTTTCCGATCAATACAGCTATTTTAATTCGGATAGTTCTTTAGTGTTTGCCCAAAAGGCGCTCAACCTTTCACAAAAAATTAATTACAAATACGGAGAAGGAACGGCGCTGTTTCTTATTAGTTACAACTACGACCAATCAGGCGATTGGTTGCCCGCAATTGCCAACCTGGAGCAAGCAATAAATATCTTTACCGAAACAAAAGATACCTTATCATTGATTTCGTGTTTTCATAACCTTGGCGTACTCTACTCTTACGGTAAAGACCAGGTTAAAGCACTTCAATACCTGATTAACGCTAAAGTACTTTGCGAAGAGAACAATGAAACTCACGTATTATCAGAGGCATACAGTAACATTGGGTGGTATTACGAGTATTTAAAAGAATATCGGAGCGCCCTGCTTTTTTATGAAAAAGCGCTGGATGTTGACATGGTAACCGGAAACATCGACAACCAATGTCTTTCGCATACTTCAATTGCCTATTCACTCTTAAAATTAAACCGGCCTGATGAAGCTTTAAACCATTTAAACCATGCACTTGAACTCTTGCCCCAAGTTGCCGACAAACAGCGGGAAATTGAGGTAATACTGGGGTTTATAATTTATTACCTCGAAATAAACGACCTGGCCTCAGCACAAACCTATATCAACAAAATTAAGCAATTGGCCAACGAGGAACAATTTACAAAACTGGCCGTTGAAATCTATTATGTTGAAGGCAAGTATCAGCTTAAAAGAAATAACTTCCATGCAGCCATACGTTTATTTGATAAGGCGATTGAGCAAAGCAGGGAACTTGAAAAATACGACTACATCTCTGATTATTACACTGAAAAAGGAGCAGCATACGCCGGGCTGCAACAATACAACAAAGCCTACGAAATGATTTCGAAAGCTAAAGAAGCATTTGAAATGTTAAGTCCGGATGAAATTGCAGAAGCACTTAGTAACTTTGAGCGTGATGAAATTGTTCGTGCCGAAAGAAAGAAACTGGTTTTGGAGCAAGAATTGGAATCGGCCAAAACGCAAAGCGATCAATTCAGGTTTCGTGTGAAAGCAGCTTTTGCCATTATTGTTCTTTTAATTATTCTTCTGGTACTTAGCTTTTATCTTATTCTTCGAAAAAAACATACCGATGAGCTAAAAGCCAACTACAACACCATTAACCGGCAAAAATTAATGCTCGAAAACAACCTGGTAAAACTAGCCGAAGATGAAAAGAACCTAAAAAAATTGAACGCCACCAAAGACAAATTCTTTTCGATAATTGCACATGATTTAAAAAACCCGTTTAATGTTTTAATTGGCATTTCCGATATGCTTCGGAATGAAAAAGAGGCCAAAAACACCGAAGATTTTGATGTGCTTATTGATGGCATGTACCAGGCGGCAACAAGTGGTTACCAGTTGCTCGAAAATCTTTTGGAATGGTCGAGAACACAAACCGGAGCAATAAAATTCGAACCTCAGCCATTCTTTATTCATAAAGTTTTTGAAGCCAACAAAGATCTTTTTCTTGAAGTGGCAAAATCAAAAGAATTAACCATCGATCTTTCAACAATAAAAGTGATGGTGTATGCCGATTTAGACATGGTAAATTTTGTGGTTCGAAACCTGCTGAATAATGCCATCAAATTCTCGAGAAAAAAAGGCAAAATAGCTTTGCTTGCAAGTAAAAAGGAGAACATGCTGATTGTTACGGTTAAAGACAATGGCATTGGCATGCCGGAACAACTGATACAGAACCTGTTTAAAATTGAAAAACAGGTACAGCGCGATGGAACAGCCCATGAAAAAGGAACCGGACTGGGACTTATTATGTGTCACGAGTTTGTTAAAATAAATGGGGGCAATATTTGGGTTGAAAGCGAGGTTGACCAGGGAAGCAGTTTCTATTTCAGCCTGCCTCTCTCACTGTAA
- a CDS encoding arylsulfatase, whose translation MKKLLSLLFLVFILLSACQTKQSRKDKIIQSPNIIFILADDLGYGDISCQGQTKFKTPNIDAMAAGGITFTQHYSGSTVCSPSRSVLLTGQHTGHTPIRGNKRDEFGNWPLPANTKTVAKMLKEKGYTTGAFGKWGLGYTGSTGAPNEQGFDEFFGYNHQTLAHNYYPYFLNHNQDTIWLEENEGTAQGIYAPIPIHQQAIKFIENNKNKPFFMYYPSIIPHAELFAPEEYMEKYRGKLLPEKKYIGSDEGHPRFKAGGYGSQPESHAAFAAMINLLDDQVGEIVAKLEELGIEKNTLIIFSSDNGPHLEGGADPDYFNSNGPFKGYKRDLYEGGIRMPMIAYWPGKIKAGSKTNHLSAFWDFLPTVAELTGAQQPENIDGISYLPTLLNTGKQAQHDYLYWEFHEKNGRIALRKDNWKLVRYDVLSPEITTTELYDISTDIGEENNQAEQQPELVKELLKLMKDARTKSEVFTFE comes from the coding sequence ATGAAAAAACTACTTAGCCTTTTATTTCTAGTTTTCATTTTGCTATCAGCATGCCAAACAAAACAAAGCCGGAAAGACAAAATAATACAAAGTCCCAACATCATCTTTATATTGGCCGACGACCTGGGCTATGGAGACATAAGCTGCCAGGGGCAAACCAAATTTAAAACACCAAATATTGATGCAATGGCTGCTGGTGGCATAACCTTCACGCAACACTACTCCGGCTCAACGGTTTGTTCGCCTTCACGTTCGGTTTTATTAACCGGTCAACATACCGGTCACACACCAATTAGAGGAAATAAACGCGACGAATTTGGCAACTGGCCCCTACCCGCAAATACCAAAACAGTAGCAAAAATGCTAAAAGAGAAAGGCTACACCACAGGTGCTTTTGGCAAATGGGGACTTGGCTATACCGGCTCAACCGGCGCCCCAAACGAACAAGGCTTCGACGAGTTTTTTGGCTATAACCACCAAACCCTGGCACACAATTATTACCCCTATTTTTTAAACCATAACCAAGACACGATTTGGCTGGAAGAAAATGAAGGAACCGCCCAGGGAATATATGCACCTATACCCATTCACCAACAGGCCATTAAGTTTATCGAAAACAATAAGAACAAACCGTTTTTTATGTATTATCCCTCCATTATTCCACACGCCGAGCTATTTGCGCCCGAAGAATATATGGAAAAGTACAGGGGAAAACTACTGCCCGAAAAGAAGTATATTGGATCAGACGAAGGACACCCCCGGTTTAAAGCAGGAGGTTACGGCTCGCAACCCGAAAGCCATGCCGCATTTGCTGCAATGATAAACCTACTGGATGATCAGGTGGGTGAAATTGTTGCAAAACTAGAGGAACTCGGAATCGAAAAAAATACGCTGATCATATTTTCATCGGATAATGGCCCACATTTAGAGGGAGGTGCCGATCCTGATTATTTTAACAGCAATGGCCCTTTTAAAGGTTATAAACGCGATTTATACGAAGGCGGAATCCGAATGCCGATGATTGCCTACTGGCCCGGAAAAATTAAAGCCGGTAGCAAAACAAATCACCTCTCGGCTTTTTGGGACTTTTTGCCAACCGTTGCCGAATTAACCGGTGCCCAACAGCCAGAAAATATCGACGGAATCTCGTACCTGCCGACATTACTTAATACCGGAAAGCAAGCTCAGCACGATTATTTGTACTGGGAATTTCATGAGAAAAACGGACGTATAGCATTGCGAAAAGACAACTGGAAACTGGTTCGGTACGATGTGCTTTCTCCGGAAATAACAACCACTGAATTGTACGACATTTCTACCGATATTGGCGAAGAAAACAATCAGGCAGAACAACAACCGGAGCTTGTAAAAGAACTGTTGAAACTTATGAAAGACGCCCGAACCAAATCGGAAGTGTTTACTTTTGAATAA
- the galB gene encoding beta-galactosidase GalB, translating to MKPIYSFLFLVILFASCAKTETTTRTTQSLSNEWKFINEDITHAQLPETDVSHWETVDIPHDWAIKGPFNKEIDAQKVQVTQDMEKTARLRTGRTGALPHIGVGWYRKTFKVPALMSGQKVLLVFDGAMSDAHVWINGTKVGNHPYGYAYFYFDISEHIKPGQENLLAVRLENKESSSRWYPGAGIYRKVQLIVKNQVNFKQWGTFISTPFVSEEMAQVNIKAEINGEDVKVLTEIKDADGKLVASNTSNEIFGNKTEQNIAVPNPKLWDIETPYLYTATMKLYQGNTLKDEQNIRFGIRSVEYKRGFGLVLNGNVTKFKGVCLHHDLGPLGAAVNKAALKRQLTILKDMGCNAIRSSHNMPSIEQLELCDEMGFIFLAESFDEWAKPKVKNGYNRFFNEWAEKDVVNLVRATRNHPCIVMWSSGNEVPDQWGNEGVKLAKWLQDIFHREDPTRPVTVGMDQVGNTLKNGFGAIMDIPGLNYRLPLYNEAYERFPQGFILGSETASTVSSRGVYKFPVEQAKMKRYDDFQSSSYDLEACSWSNIPDEDFYWQDNFDWVIGEFVWTGFDYLGEPTPYNEAWPSRSSYFGICDLAGLPKDRFYLYRSRWNTTDETLHLLPHWNWQGREGKSTPVFVYTNYNSAELFVNGKSQGIRTKNKETLLTRNRLMWMDVKYEPGTVKVVAFDDDGNAVAEKEMHTAGAPHHVELMADRTNISADGNDLSYITVSVVDKNGNLCPTADNQLSFSVSGAGKFRAVCNGDATSLELFHLPTMKAFCGLLVVTVQAAKNPGEIELEVSGENLQSKKIVINAK from the coding sequence ATGAAACCTATTTATTCTTTTCTTTTCCTGGTAATTCTTTTCGCCTCCTGCGCAAAAACTGAAACAACAACAAGAACCACTCAGTCCCTTTCCAACGAATGGAAATTTATTAACGAAGATATTACTCACGCCCAACTGCCCGAAACCGACGTTAGCCATTGGGAAACCGTTGACATTCCGCACGACTGGGCTATTAAAGGTCCATTCAACAAGGAAATTGATGCCCAAAAAGTACAGGTTACGCAAGACATGGAAAAAACAGCACGACTGAGAACAGGTAGAACAGGTGCCTTACCTCACATTGGCGTAGGCTGGTATCGAAAAACGTTTAAAGTGCCAGCTTTAATGAGCGGCCAAAAAGTGCTGTTGGTTTTTGATGGCGCCATGAGTGATGCCCATGTATGGATTAATGGCACCAAAGTTGGAAACCACCCCTACGGTTATGCTTATTTTTATTTTGATATAAGCGAGCATATTAAACCCGGGCAGGAAAACCTGTTAGCAGTTCGGCTCGAAAACAAAGAGTCCTCTTCGCGCTGGTATCCGGGTGCAGGAATCTACCGAAAAGTGCAGCTGATAGTTAAAAACCAGGTAAACTTTAAACAATGGGGTACATTTATAAGCACTCCTTTTGTTTCGGAAGAAATGGCCCAGGTGAACATAAAAGCCGAAATTAACGGTGAAGATGTAAAAGTACTCACTGAAATTAAAGATGCCGATGGGAAACTGGTTGCCAGCAATACAAGCAATGAAATTTTTGGAAATAAAACAGAACAAAACATTGCTGTACCCAATCCAAAACTTTGGGATATTGAAACACCCTATCTGTACACCGCAACAATGAAACTCTACCAGGGCAACACCTTAAAAGACGAACAAAACATTCGCTTTGGAATTCGAAGTGTTGAATACAAAAGAGGATTTGGATTGGTACTGAACGGCAATGTTACCAAATTTAAAGGGGTATGTTTACACCACGACCTGGGGCCACTCGGAGCTGCGGTAAACAAAGCTGCCTTAAAACGCCAGCTCACCATTTTAAAAGATATGGGCTGTAATGCCATCCGCTCATCGCACAACATGCCCTCAATAGAACAGCTGGAACTTTGCGATGAAATGGGTTTCATTTTTCTGGCCGAAAGTTTCGATGAATGGGCCAAACCAAAAGTAAAAAACGGCTACAATCGATTTTTCAACGAATGGGCAGAAAAAGACGTGGTAAACCTGGTGCGGGCCACCCGAAATCATCCGTGTATTGTAATGTGGAGTTCGGGCAACGAGGTTCCCGATCAATGGGGAAATGAAGGGGTAAAATTGGCAAAATGGCTCCAGGATATTTTTCATCGAGAAGACCCTACACGCCCCGTAACTGTTGGTATGGACCAGGTGGGTAATACGCTTAAAAATGGTTTTGGGGCAATTATGGATATTCCGGGCTTGAATTACCGGCTACCTCTGTACAATGAAGCTTACGAACGGTTCCCTCAAGGATTTATTCTGGGTTCCGAAACGGCATCAACAGTGAGTTCTCGCGGGGTGTATAAATTTCCGGTTGAGCAGGCAAAAATGAAAAGATACGATGATTTTCAAAGCTCCTCTTACGATCTTGAAGCTTGTTCATGGTCGAATATTCCGGATGAAGATTTTTACTGGCAAGACAATTTTGATTGGGTAATTGGAGAGTTCGTATGGACAGGTTTTGATTACCTGGGCGAGCCAACACCCTACAACGAGGCATGGCCCTCGCGCAGTTCATATTTTGGCATTTGCGATTTGGCCGGTCTGCCCAAAGACCGTTTTTACCTGTACCGCAGCCGCTGGAATACCACCGATGAAACCTTACACCTGCTACCCCACTGGAACTGGCAGGGGCGAGAGGGAAAAAGCACGCCGGTTTTTGTATACACCAATTACAACAGTGCCGAACTATTTGTAAACGGCAAAAGCCAGGGAATAAGAACCAAAAATAAAGAAACACTGCTTACGCGAAACCGCCTGATGTGGATGGATGTAAAATACGAACCCGGAACGGTAAAAGTAGTGGCTTTTGATGATGATGGAAATGCTGTTGCTGAAAAAGAAATGCATACCGCCGGTGCACCGCACCATGTTGAACTGATGGCTGATCGCACCAACATTTCTGCTGATGGAAACGACCTGAGTTACATAACTGTTTCGGTAGTGGATAAAAATGGCAACCTTTGTCCAACAGCAGATAATCAGTTAAGTTTCAGTGTTAGCGGAGCCGGAAAATTTAGGGCAGTTTGTAATGGCGATGCCACCTCCCTCGAACTATTTCACTTGCCAACAATGAAAGCTTTTTGTGGGCTGTTGGTGGTTACTGTTCAAGCAGCAAAAAATCCGGGAGAAATAGAACTCGAGGTTTCAGGAGAAAATCTTCAAAGCAAAAAAATAGTCATTAACGCTAAATAA